In a single window of the Bactrocera dorsalis isolate Fly_Bdor chromosome 2, ASM2337382v1, whole genome shotgun sequence genome:
- the LOC105226414 gene encoding transmembrane protease serine 9: MWTRYALVLFALMGMAYCYPEGRVVNGTSTTIEKYPFMVSLRGSTGSHSCGASIIAPRWILTAAHCVYGGRPTSISIQYASTVISSQGANVAKVKRIIWHENYSSYYITNDVALLELFGQLVFNYNTIAPVTLPAQDYEIPQVAEGVRGVLAGWGLNGTGGYIQTTLQEVGLKIYSDEECIARHNNETTVHNICGGVDEGWKGQCSGDSGGPLLSEDNVQLGIVSWSIKPCTVPPYPGVYTKVSHYVDWIRENCESCIKVRFLSRSELINERNTMWTRRAIIIFALLSAVACFPDGRIVNGTATVIAKYPFMVSLRLAKGAHTCGASIIAPRWILTAAHCVYQREAKDLSIQFAATVISRYQGDFAPVERIIVHENYTPGGSYANDIALIKLYNGLVYDYVRVASVALPDPYFEVPQTETGAAGVLLGWGLNASGGVNTPTLEDVHLKVYSDCVCGTRLGGQTDANQLCAGVDEGGKGQCTGDSGGPLLYKGSIQLGIVSWSVKPCGVKYYPGVYTKVSHYIGWIRNHTDAVV; the protein is encoded by the exons ATGTGGACCCGGTACGCATTAGTATTGTTCGCGCTGATGGGCATGGCCTACTGCTACCCTGAAGGTCGCGTCGTCAATGGTACATCGACAACCATTGAAAAATATCCGTTTATG GTATCATTGCGCGGTTCGACTGGTTCCCACTCATGCGGTGCAAGCATCATAGCGCCACGTTGGATACTCACCGCAGCACATTGTGTTTACGGCGGCAGACCCACATCCATTAGCATACAATACGCGTCGACAGTGATCAGTTCCCAAGGCGCCAATGTGGCGAAGGTGAAACGCATCATTTGGCACGAGAACTATTCGAGTTACTACATTACGAATGACGTCGCGTTGTTGGAGCTCTTCGGTCAGTTGGTGTTCAATTATAATACCATTGCACCGGTTACATTGCCAGCACAGGACTATGAGATACCACAGGTTGCAGAGGGCGTGCGCGGTGTTTTGGCCGGTTGGGGTTTGAATGGC ACTGGCGGCTATATCCAAACAACTTTGCAAGAAGTTGGTCTGAAGATCTACTCCGACGAAGAGTGTATCGCACGCCACAACAACGAAACAACTGTTCACAATATTTGCGGTGGTGTCGATGAAGGTTGGAAGGGTCAATGCAGTGGCGATTCCGGCGGTCCTCTGCTCTCTGAGGACAACGTTCAATTGGGCATTGTGTCTTGGAGTATCAAACCATGTACAGTACCACCATATCCCGGTGTATACACAAAGGTTTCTCATTACGTTGATTGGATTAGGGAGAACTGTGAATCatgt ATAAAAGTGCGGTTTCTGTCTAGAAGTGAATTGATAAATGAACGTAATACAATGTGGACTCGGCGCgcgataattatttttgctcTCTTAAGCGCGGTTGCTTGTTTTCCCGATGGACGCATTGTTAACGGTACAGCGACTGTGATTGCCAAATATCCATTTATG GTCTCTCTGCGCTTGGCGAAGGGCGCACATACTTGCGGTGCGAGCATCATTGCGCCCCGCTGGATACTTACGGCCGCGCATTGCGTGTACCAGCGCGAGGCCAAGGATCTCAGCATACAGTTCGCCGCAACGGTAATCAGTCGATACCAAGGCGACTTCGCGCCAGTCGAACGTATTATAGTGCATGAGAATTACACGCCGGGCGGCTCATATGCCAATGATATTGCCCTGATAAAACTATATAACGGTCTGGTTTATGATTATGTGCGTGTGGCGTCAGTTGCATTACCGGATCCATATTTTGAGGTGCCGCAGACGGAGACAGGTGCCGCTGGTGTGCTGCTCGGTTGGGGTTTGAATGCA TCTGGCGGCGTCAATACGCCAACACTGGAGGATGTCCACCTGAAAGTGTATTCCGATTGCGTGTGCGGCACACGTCTTGGTGGCCAGACTGATGCCAATCAGTTATGTGCTGGCGTAGATGAGGGCGGCAAGGGCCAGTGCACCGGCGATTCCGGTGGTCCTCTGCTCTATAAGGGCAGCATACAGTTGGGTATCGTATCGTGGAGCGTGAAACCGTGTGGCGTCAAGTATTATCCGGGCGTTTATACAAAAGTTTCACACTATATTGGCTGGATACGTAATCATACCGATGCAGTTGTTTGA